In the Candidatus Saccharibacteria bacterium oral taxon 488 genome, one interval contains:
- the dnaB gene encoding replicative DNA helicase, with amino-acid sequence MSETTQTETIAGKLPPQNLDAEKSLLGAILIDEEVLADAAEIVKPNDFYDKNHGLIFAGMMRLFEKHKPVDLLTLTDELKRKDELELIGGSAYLTELTNYVPTAAHAAAYAEMVAQTAVRRRLIKASSGITELGYDESTTTQELLEKAEAELFSVSDQSLKQDLVSLESILTDSFDRIEELHRNKGSLRGMRTGYRDLDTMTAGLQKSDLIILAARPAMGKTTLVTNLAYNVATIEKKPVLFFSLEMSKEQLTDRMLADAAGVDSWNIRTGNLSGDDFEKLSEAMGEMAEAPIYIDDTPGLSILEMRTKARRLAHEGEIGLIIVDYLQLMQATNNHNGNRVQEVSEISRGLKLIARELNVPLIALSQLSRSVESRTPPIPQLADLRESGSIEQDADIVSFIYRPGYYEPDNPEVQNITDLIIAKHRNGPVGKIQLYFHPERLRFMSLDRKHD; translated from the coding sequence ATGAGCGAAACAACCCAAACCGAGACCATAGCGGGCAAATTGCCGCCCCAAAACCTGGACGCTGAAAAAAGCCTGCTCGGCGCAATTCTCATCGACGAGGAAGTCCTAGCCGACGCCGCGGAAATAGTCAAACCGAACGACTTTTATGATAAAAACCACGGGCTAATTTTCGCTGGTATGATGCGGCTATTTGAAAAACATAAGCCAGTTGACCTCTTGACTCTAACTGATGAACTGAAGCGCAAGGACGAGCTGGAACTCATCGGCGGCTCGGCGTATTTGACGGAACTCACCAACTACGTGCCGACGGCAGCGCACGCGGCGGCATACGCCGAAATGGTGGCGCAAACAGCGGTGCGGCGGCGCTTGATCAAGGCCAGCAGCGGCATCACCGAGCTTGGCTACGACGAATCGACGACGACGCAGGAATTATTAGAAAAAGCCGAGGCCGAATTATTCAGCGTCTCCGACCAGTCATTGAAACAGGATCTGGTCAGCCTGGAAAGCATTTTGACCGATAGTTTTGACCGCATCGAGGAGCTTCACCGCAACAAGGGCAGCCTGCGCGGTATGCGGACTGGCTACCGCGATCTGGACACTATGACGGCGGGGCTGCAAAAGTCGGATTTGATTATCCTGGCGGCACGGCCAGCCATGGGTAAGACCACGCTGGTGACTAACCTAGCATACAACGTAGCGACAATTGAGAAAAAGCCGGTACTGTTTTTCAGCCTCGAGATGAGTAAGGAGCAGCTGACCGACCGCATGCTGGCGGACGCGGCCGGCGTTGATAGCTGGAATATTCGTACCGGCAATCTGAGCGGCGATGATTTTGAGAAATTGTCCGAGGCCATGGGCGAGATGGCAGAAGCGCCGATTTACATCGATGATACGCCGGGCCTCAGCATTTTAGAGATGCGCACCAAGGCTCGCCGGCTGGCACACGAGGGCGAAATTGGCCTGATCATCGTCGACTACCTGCAGCTGATGCAGGCCACCAACAATCACAACGGCAACCGCGTCCAGGAAGTGTCGGAAATTTCCCGCGGCCTGAAGTTGATCGCCCGCGAGCTCAACGTGCCGCTGATCGCCCTCAGTCAGCTGAGCCGTTCCGTCGAGTCGCGCACGCCGCCAATCCCACAGCTAGCCGACCTGCGTGAGTCCGGCTCCATCGAGCAGGACGCCGACATCGTCAGCTTTATTTACCGCCCCGGCTACTACGAACCGGATAACCCAGAAGTCCAAAATATCACCGACCTGATCATCGCCAAGCACCGTAACGGCCCGGTCGGCAAGATTCAACTCTACTTCCATCCAGAGCGCCTGCGTTTTATGAGTCTCGATCGCAAGCATGACTAG
- the dnaX gene encoding DNA polymerase III subunit gamma/tau, producing the protein MSQALYRKYRSRSLDEVLGQDHVTNILRRALEQGKIAHAYLLTGPRGVGKTSVARILAHEINKLPYDEEASHLDIIEIDAASNNGVDDIRALREKAQVAPVSAPKKIYIIDEVHMLSKPAFNALLKTLEEPPEHVVFILATTDADKLPATILSRVQQFFFRPIPADIMARQLMTIAEKEGFAIEADAARLIAERSRGGFRDGISMLDQLSALASADKPLRASDVAQYLGLSATETLENLLELYQQRDASGALSLLSELEQTGTDPVVLSRQLLSLLRARLHQRPELITLVKRLIEVDRHPHPDLKLLTIFMDGAGSIVHKSSETAPTSTTSPKAAVKPPVEKPELPVATSEAPAPAAQPAENSLKTAPKNQQTNDSKGKETADTATPADNQPTSDNPPTSATDIDWDKIIALAKEQSFAIATLLQHCSWQRNGNTLTLYVGNAFNKKKLDNAKNRPLIATIVQQVTGTELDIMTIGQKAPPKDAELAKIAELMGGGEEVNLEELS; encoded by the coding sequence ATGAGCCAGGCACTGTACCGCAAATATCGCAGTCGCAGCTTGGACGAGGTGTTGGGGCAAGATCACGTGACCAATATCTTGCGCCGAGCGCTGGAGCAGGGGAAAATCGCCCATGCGTATTTGTTGACGGGTCCGCGCGGCGTGGGCAAAACCAGCGTAGCGCGAATTTTAGCGCATGAAATTAATAAGCTACCGTACGACGAGGAAGCCTCGCACCTGGATATCATTGAAATTGACGCCGCCAGCAACAACGGCGTTGACGACATCCGCGCCCTGCGTGAAAAAGCCCAGGTCGCACCGGTTTCCGCGCCAAAGAAAATTTACATCATCGACGAAGTCCATATGTTGTCCAAGCCTGCCTTTAACGCGCTGCTAAAGACCCTAGAGGAACCACCAGAGCACGTAGTATTCATCTTGGCGACTACCGACGCCGACAAGCTGCCCGCCACCATTCTCAGCCGCGTCCAGCAATTTTTTTTCCGCCCCATTCCAGCGGACATCATGGCGCGCCAGTTGATGACTATTGCTGAGAAAGAAGGCTTTGCCATTGAGGCGGACGCTGCTCGGCTGATCGCTGAGCGCTCGCGCGGCGGGTTTCGCGACGGCATCAGCATGCTCGATCAATTGTCGGCATTAGCCAGCGCTGATAAGCCGCTAAGAGCGTCGGACGTTGCCCAGTACCTGGGGCTGAGCGCCACGGAGACGCTGGAAAACCTGCTGGAATTGTATCAGCAGCGTGACGCTTCTGGGGCGCTGAGCTTGCTGAGTGAACTAGAGCAAACTGGCACCGATCCGGTCGTCCTGTCCCGTCAATTATTATCACTGCTGCGAGCGCGCTTACATCAGCGCCCAGAGTTAATTACATTGGTCAAGCGGCTGATTGAGGTTGATCGCCATCCGCATCCAGATCTGAAATTATTGACGATATTTATGGACGGAGCTGGAAGTATAGTTCATAAATCGTCCGAGACCGCACCTACGTCGACCACGAGCCCAAAAGCCGCAGTCAAACCGCCAGTAGAAAAGCCAGAGCTGCCAGTAGCTACTTCAGAAGCGCCAGCCCCAGCCGCTCAGCCAGCAGAAAATTCGCTAAAAACTGCTCCAAAGAATCAGCAAACTAATGATTCTAAGGGTAAGGAAACCGCAGACACCGCCACCCCGGCAGACAATCAACCAACGTCGGACAATCCGCCGACCTCCGCCACAGACATCGACTGGGATAAAATCATCGCCCTGGCCAAAGAGCAGTCATTCGCTATTGCGACATTGTTGCAACACTGTAGCTGGCAGCGAAACGGTAACACCTTGACCCTGTACGTTGGCAATGCCTTTAATAAAAAGAAGCTAGATAACGCCAAGAATCGCCCGCTTATTGCGACAATTGTGCAACAAGTCACCGGCACTGAACTGGATATTATGACAATCGGACAAAAAGCCCCGCCCAAAGACGCCGAGCTTGCGAAAATTGCCGAGCTAATGGGCGGCGGCGAAGAAGTTAACCTGGAGGAATTATCATGA
- a CDS encoding DUF2797 domain-containing protein encodes MSGEFLLSYASFDTENRPFLEWQIDGKTERGDVLGQELSLAFDFSTKYCTGWVDFENHCNQVCPDSATVDGKYENCLKCRDRTGFNPAFYNADSVSAQQEKINQNPHFVYLAYFAPEAIKVGISQEERGIRRLLEQGARLAVKLETFASALIARQYEAKIAGLDGIIETVAASKKLGMIKQPLDTAAAEQALADTLIRIQQKLGLDFPNRTLIMCDEYFHTDGRDLSSVIDMTGHKTMAGVVISVIGSVLITEYDGQLLAYNVKKFIGYQAQAVDGAIDVEIPSTQLALF; translated from the coding sequence ATGTCTGGGGAGTTTTTGCTAAGCTACGCCAGCTTTGATACCGAAAACCGGCCATTTCTGGAATGGCAGATTGACGGCAAGACTGAGCGTGGTGATGTTTTGGGACAGGAGCTGTCACTGGCGTTTGATTTTTCGACCAAATATTGTACCGGCTGGGTGGATTTTGAAAATCATTGCAACCAGGTTTGTCCTGACAGCGCCACGGTTGACGGTAAATATGAAAATTGCCTGAAATGCCGTGATCGGACTGGTTTTAATCCTGCGTTTTATAACGCCGATTCGGTGTCGGCCCAGCAGGAAAAAATTAATCAAAACCCGCACTTCGTCTATCTGGCATATTTCGCGCCGGAAGCTATCAAAGTCGGCATCTCGCAGGAAGAGCGCGGCATTCGGCGGCTGCTGGAGCAGGGAGCGCGCCTGGCGGTGAAGCTGGAAACGTTTGCTTCGGCGTTGATCGCCCGGCAGTATGAGGCGAAAATAGCCGGCCTGGACGGCATCATAGAAACGGTGGCTGCCAGCAAAAAGCTAGGGATGATCAAGCAGCCGCTCGATACTGCAGCGGCGGAGCAGGCCCTAGCTGACACGCTGATACGCATTCAGCAAAAACTGGGGCTGGATTTTCCAAATCGGACGCTCATCATGTGCGACGAGTATTTTCACACGGACGGTCGAGACCTCAGTAGTGTGATTGATATGACGGGGCATAAAACCATGGCTGGCGTCGTCATCAGCGTCATCGGCTCGGTACTCATCACCGAGTACGACGGGCAGCTACTGGCATACAACGTGAAAAAATTCATCGGCTACCAGGCGCAGGCAGTTGACGGCGCCATTGACGTCGAAATACCCAGCACGCAGCTGGCGCTGTTTTAA